A genomic window from Clostridium aceticum includes:
- a CDS encoding [Fe-Fe] hydrogenase large subunit C-terminal domain-containing protein — protein MSKDQIIYTVRENCVGCNKCINGCPVVYANLSRIVDEENKIDVDSEKCIVCGHCIDACDHEARQYYDDIDQFMEDLNKGQSISLLVAPAVRSNFHNYKKLLSYLKSIGIKLIYDVSLGADITTWAYLKKIKEEKLTSVIAQPCPAIVEYIEKFSPELIAKLSPIHSPMINTAIYLKKYEHCNDTLAFLSPCIAKINEIRDGNTENLIKYNVTFKKLAEYIETKKIDLDAYPEVDYDDMGCSIGLLYSRPGGLRENVEARIKGAWVRQTEGQNHAYNYLDEYKKRLSKNKPLPLLLDILNCPFGCNIGTGTTKEVEVDDIDFLFNAMKKEKLSAKGKLPLSKKIDQMYKLFDSKLNINDFVRKYRNQSNSIQKWKEPSQEEHQSILLQLHKESVKEQKTNCFACGYGNCETMIKAIYNGANHLENCIHFNKKEVLIEKNEINEKNDELEKILNQVNDMNEERLNQVENLKNVVNAVINSINEVNAGSAEVSTSIESIAHEAKDTLNASNELKSSIQLVKEKINKFSKATGELINISEQTNLLALNASIESARAGEHGRGFAVVAEEVRKLAESSRSIAESTKNDEHDVLNSILQIVEQSTSVESKMDKISDAINAISASLEEITATSQSIAESVVHIIE, from the coding sequence ATGAGTAAGGATCAAATAATTTATACTGTCAGAGAAAATTGTGTAGGATGCAACAAATGTATCAATGGATGTCCAGTAGTATATGCCAATTTATCCCGTATTGTAGATGAAGAAAACAAGATTGATGTAGATTCAGAAAAGTGTATTGTTTGTGGCCATTGTATTGATGCATGTGATCATGAGGCTAGACAGTATTATGATGATATAGATCAATTTATGGAGGATCTAAATAAAGGACAGAGTATTTCTTTACTTGTGGCCCCCGCTGTTCGATCGAATTTTCATAACTATAAGAAGCTCCTTAGCTACCTAAAGTCTATTGGTATAAAACTTATCTATGATGTTTCCTTAGGAGCAGACATAACGACTTGGGCATACTTAAAAAAAATCAAAGAAGAAAAACTCACTTCAGTAATAGCACAACCATGCCCAGCTATTGTTGAGTATATTGAAAAGTTTAGTCCAGAATTAATTGCAAAGTTATCTCCTATTCACTCTCCGATGATAAACACGGCTATATATTTAAAAAAATATGAGCACTGTAATGATACACTGGCCTTTTTATCTCCCTGTATTGCTAAAATTAACGAAATCAGAGATGGAAATACAGAAAATCTTATTAAGTACAATGTGACCTTTAAGAAGCTGGCAGAATATATAGAGACAAAAAAGATTGACTTAGATGCCTATCCAGAGGTAGACTATGACGATATGGGTTGTTCTATCGGTTTACTATATAGTAGACCTGGTGGATTAAGAGAGAATGTAGAGGCTAGAATAAAAGGTGCTTGGGTACGTCAGACCGAAGGGCAAAATCATGCCTATAACTATTTAGACGAATATAAAAAGCGTTTAAGTAAGAATAAGCCTTTACCGCTGCTCCTCGACATACTAAATTGTCCCTTTGGTTGTAATATAGGTACAGGCACTACAAAGGAAGTAGAAGTCGATGATATTGATTTCTTATTTAATGCCATGAAAAAAGAAAAATTAAGTGCAAAGGGCAAACTACCTTTATCTAAAAAAATCGATCAAATGTATAAACTGTTCGATTCAAAGTTAAATATAAATGATTTTGTGAGAAAATATCGAAATCAATCCAACAGCATACAAAAATGGAAAGAACCTTCTCAAGAAGAGCATCAGAGCATATTATTGCAACTACATAAAGAATCTGTAAAAGAACAAAAAACAAACTGCTTTGCCTGTGGATATGGAAATTGTGAAACCATGATAAAAGCAATCTATAATGGGGCCAACCACTTAGAGAACTGTATCCATTTCAATAAAAAAGAAGTATTGATTGAAAAAAATGAGATCAATGAAAAAAATGATGAGCTTGAAAAAATTCTTAACCAAGTAAATGATATGAACGAAGAAAGGCTTAACCAAGTAGAAAATCTTAAAAACGTTGTAAATGCAGTGATAAACTCAATCAATGAAGTAAATGCTGGTAGTGCAGAAGTATCAACTAGTATTGAAAGCATCGCACACGAAGCGAAAGATACGCTTAATGCATCAAATGAGTTAAAATCAAGTATACAGTTGGTTAAAGAGAAGATTAATAAATTTTCAAAAGCTACTGGTGAGCTGATCAATATCTCTGAACAAACAAACCTACTAGCTCTAAATGCAAGTATAGAAAGTGCAAGGGCAGGAGAACATGGTAGAGGTTTTGCGGTGGTAGCAGAAGAAGTCAGGAAATTAGCTGAAAGTTCAAGAAGCATAGCTGAGTCTACTAAAAACGATGAGCATGACGTGTTGAATTCAATACTTCAAATTGTAGAACAATCTACAAGCGTTGAAAGCAAGATGGACAAAATCAGTGATGCAATCAATGCTATCTCTGCCAGCCTAGAGGAAATTACAGCTACAAGTCAATCTATAGCTGAATCAGTAGTCCATATAATAGAATAA
- a CDS encoding pirin family protein produces MSKKIIKIEDFKFREDVGDPFIARMHHLDYYPKGNERMGVPSLDLEGKKLGEDFDLSSPWKMYYGKEVPGFPVHPHRGFETVTIVLQGYVDHSDSNGAAGRYGAGDVQWMTAGSGMQHAEMFPLIYEDKENTLELFQVWLNLPAKDKFVDPYYKMLWAEDIPVVIEEGPAGAKAKINVIAGSYKGTKSLDPNPNSWANNRDNHVGIWTIQLEPDASFILPKVSPTLNRNLYYYKGSTITIDHTKIQSNSSIKLSGDEEIKVINGDKYSYLLLLEGEPINEPVVNYGPFVMNSMDEIQQAYQDYNTTQFGGWPWDRKDPISAKGMGRFAKYDDTHTEIP; encoded by the coding sequence ATGAGCAAAAAAATAATTAAAATAGAGGATTTTAAATTCCGAGAGGATGTGGGAGATCCTTTTATTGCAAGAATGCACCATCTTGACTATTATCCTAAAGGTAATGAAAGAATGGGCGTTCCTAGTTTAGATTTAGAGGGAAAAAAATTAGGAGAAGACTTTGACTTAAGCAGTCCTTGGAAAATGTATTATGGAAAAGAGGTTCCAGGCTTTCCTGTTCATCCCCATAGAGGTTTTGAAACTGTCACCATCGTATTACAGGGTTATGTAGATCATTCTGATTCTAATGGGGCAGCAGGAAGATACGGTGCTGGTGACGTACAGTGGATGACAGCGGGAAGCGGAATGCAGCATGCAGAAATGTTTCCTTTAATCTATGAGGATAAAGAAAACACATTGGAATTGTTCCAGGTATGGTTAAATCTCCCTGCTAAAGATAAGTTCGTAGATCCCTACTATAAAATGTTATGGGCTGAAGATATTCCCGTAGTTATAGAGGAAGGCCCAGCAGGGGCTAAAGCCAAAATAAATGTAATTGCGGGGTCTTATAAAGGTACTAAAAGTTTAGATCCAAATCCTAATTCATGGGCTAATAATAGAGACAATCATGTAGGTATTTGGACTATTCAATTAGAACCTGATGCTAGCTTTATTTTACCAAAGGTCTCCCCTACTCTCAATAGAAACCTATATTACTATAAGGGCTCCACTATAACAATAGATCATACTAAGATCCAATCGAACAGTAGCATTAAATTATCTGGAGATGAAGAAATTAAAGTCATCAATGGTGATAAATATAGTTATTTACTATTATTGGAAGGAGAGCCTATCAATGAACCTGTAGTAAATTATGGGCCTTTTGTAATGAATAGCATGGATGAAATCCAGCAGGCGTATCAAGATTATAATACTACTCAATTTGGCGGCTGGCCATGGGATAGAAAAGATCCTATCAGTGCTAAAGGCATGGGTAGATTTGCAAAGTATGACGATACACATACTGAAATTCCATAG
- a CDS encoding TRAP transporter permease: MKKKLKNIQDSIEEKIDVDETLAEFDTSSNIRNLKGLLGKVVTVIAIFMSIFHLYTAGFGTLLAMKQRTVHLLFVFILGFLLYPIRKRSNKTKVPFYDWIFTAGGVMVTSYIIFFYEDLVRRGGRLTDLDLFMGILAILLVLEVTRRSIGPELPIIAILAISYAFLGPYLPGALGHRGYNLVRIVNQLYMTTEGIFGTPLGVSATFVFMFILFGAFLEVTGVGQFFIDVAFAMAGHRKGGPAKAAVIASGFMGSISGSSIANTVTTGAFTIPLMKKVGYKPNFAGAVEAAASTGGQILPPVMGAAAFIMSEFTNIPYITIVVSAVIPALLYYLGVIIMVHLQASKQNLQGIPKEELPDFKKTFKMGFHLLLPLVGVVVFLIRYSPLRAALLSIIVALGVSLIRSHTRIKPIDLFIALEDGAKKAVSVAAACACAGIIVGIVTLTGLGLTFANLIISLAGGMLLPTLFLTMVASIILGMGLPTTAKYIVLATMAAPALVELGVPVIAAHLFILYFGVIADVTPPVALAAYAGAGIAGGDSFKTGIHALKLGSAGFIIPYIFAMSPALLLIDVTPVQAVVSTATACLGVVGFASGVQGYFLTFTKFHERAMFLLAALFLIHPNIMIDFIGLVLLVVPAVLQYSRYKSEKLQNDSMNIRE; the protein is encoded by the coding sequence GTGAAGAAAAAACTAAAAAACATTCAAGACAGTATAGAAGAAAAAATCGATGTGGATGAAACGTTAGCTGAGTTTGATACATCATCCAATATACGTAATTTAAAAGGACTACTAGGAAAAGTTGTTACAGTTATTGCAATATTTATGTCTATTTTTCATTTATATACAGCAGGCTTTGGAACGCTTTTGGCAATGAAACAACGTACGGTGCATTTATTATTTGTGTTTATTTTGGGTTTTTTATTGTATCCTATTCGCAAAAGGTCTAATAAAACCAAAGTTCCTTTTTATGATTGGATATTTACAGCAGGTGGTGTGATGGTTACTTCTTATATCATCTTCTTTTATGAAGATCTGGTAAGACGGGGGGGCAGACTTACTGACCTAGATCTTTTTATGGGGATTCTTGCCATACTTCTTGTGCTGGAAGTTACCCGTCGTAGTATAGGTCCAGAACTTCCAATTATTGCAATTTTAGCGATTTCCTATGCATTTTTAGGACCTTATTTACCTGGTGCCTTAGGTCATAGGGGTTATAATCTAGTTAGGATTGTTAATCAGCTTTATATGACCACTGAAGGTATATTTGGTACACCGCTAGGTGTGTCTGCAACCTTCGTTTTTATGTTTATATTGTTCGGAGCCTTTTTAGAAGTAACTGGTGTAGGGCAGTTCTTCATAGATGTAGCCTTTGCTATGGCAGGACATAGAAAAGGCGGACCTGCGAAGGCAGCGGTAATAGCTAGTGGCTTCATGGGTTCTATCTCCGGTAGTTCTATTGCTAATACTGTTACTACAGGGGCCTTCACCATTCCTCTTATGAAAAAAGTAGGATATAAACCTAACTTTGCCGGTGCAGTAGAAGCAGCAGCCTCTACTGGAGGACAAATCCTGCCACCCGTTATGGGGGCAGCCGCTTTCATTATGTCAGAGTTTACTAATATACCTTATATCACTATTGTAGTTAGTGCTGTTATTCCAGCTTTATTGTATTATTTAGGTGTAATTATCATGGTACACCTTCAAGCATCTAAGCAAAATCTTCAAGGTATACCTAAGGAAGAACTTCCAGACTTTAAAAAGACCTTTAAGATGGGCTTCCACCTTTTGCTTCCTTTAGTAGGGGTTGTTGTATTCTTAATTAGATATTCTCCTTTAAGAGCTGCTCTTTTAAGTATCATTGTAGCTTTAGGTGTCAGTCTGATTCGATCTCATACTAGAATCAAACCAATAGACCTTTTCATTGCCTTAGAGGATGGGGCAAAGAAAGCAGTAAGTGTTGCTGCAGCCTGCGCTTGTGCCGGGATCATTGTGGGAATTGTTACTTTGACTGGCTTAGGGCTTACATTTGCCAATCTAATTATAAGCTTAGCTGGAGGAATGCTTTTACCTACTTTATTCCTAACTATGGTGGCTTCTATCATATTAGGAATGGGGCTCCCCACTACAGCAAAATACATTGTACTTGCAACGATGGCAGCACCTGCTTTAGTGGAGTTAGGTGTACCAGTTATAGCAGCCCACTTATTTATTTTATATTTTGGTGTAATTGCAGACGTAACACCACCAGTGGCATTAGCAGCCTATGCCGGTGCAGGTATAGCTGGCGGTGACTCCTTTAAAACAGGTATCCATGCTTTAAAATTAGGATCTGCGGGGTTCATCATTCCCTATATATTTGCAATGAGTCCTGCACTTCTATTGATTGATGTAACTCCAGTGCAGGCAGTTGTTTCCACTGCTACAGCATGTTTAGGGGTTGTGGGCTTTGCCAGTGGCGTACAGGGTTATTTCTTAACCTTCACGAAATTCCATGAGCGCGCTATGTTTCTATTGGCTGCTTTATTCTTGATTCATCCAAATATAATGATCGACTTCATAGGTCTAGTACTACTTGTAGTTCCAGCTGTACTACAATATTCTAGATACAAAAGCGAAAAACTTCAAAATGATTCTATGAATATTAGAGAATAA
- a CDS encoding DUF1850 domain-containing protein, protein MIYLIWPAYAIEISTNDVILKTFIVASTSEIYIDYTHSVEKTSVRDVFEVRRNHTFLLTRTEYSSFGAGLPTDSFGEFKVVDGTFINSGINQELASISLRVGRIANHSLVLEDGRHISLKDYVEGGSLVIIKPVKTTRFQAFFIEKED, encoded by the coding sequence TTGATTTACCTAATTTGGCCTGCCTATGCTATTGAAATTTCCACTAATGATGTTATATTAAAAACATTTATCGTAGCTTCCACCAGTGAAATCTATATAGATTATACACACTCGGTTGAAAAAACATCTGTAAGGGATGTTTTTGAGGTTAGAAGAAATCATACTTTTTTATTAACACGAACAGAGTATAGTTCCTTTGGAGCAGGACTACCTACAGACAGTTTCGGTGAATTTAAAGTTGTTGATGGTACTTTTATCAACAGTGGAATAAATCAAGAATTAGCAAGTATTTCTTTACGGGTTGGAAGAATAGCGAACCATAGTCTAGTCTTAGAGGACGGCAGACATATATCTTTAAAAGACTATGTAGAAGGTGGTAGTTTGGTTATTATAAAACCTGTAAAAACAACAAGGTTCCAGGCTTTCTTTATTGAAAAGGAGGATTAG
- a CDS encoding TAXI family TRAP transporter solute-binding subunit, which produces MKKFKSISMLLVFLLLVTAFVVGCGSNDATGGEGDATPSRLAIATGGTTGVYYPLGGAFASIINENIDGVSANAESTGASVENVNLLNFGEVDFAMVQNDISYYAFNGMEMFDDQDAMGNLKGLATLYPETIQIVADASAGINSVEDLRGKRVAVGAPGSGTEANARQILAAYGLTYDDIQADYLSFGEAADNLKDGHVQAAFVTAGTPTAAITDLATTHSINLVSVSSDVAQALIADYPYYAEVVIPAGTYRNQDEDVSAVAVMAMLAVRADLSEDLVYDITKALFENLGTLSAAHARGGDVKLDTALDGMSLEVHPGAQRYFDEAGN; this is translated from the coding sequence ATGAAAAAATTTAAGTCTATTTCTATGTTATTAGTTTTTTTACTACTAGTAACAGCATTCGTAGTAGGTTGTGGCAGTAATGACGCTACAGGTGGTGAAGGAGATGCTACACCATCTCGTTTAGCAATTGCTACAGGAGGTACTACAGGGGTTTACTATCCATTAGGTGGAGCTTTTGCCAGCATTATTAATGAGAATATTGATGGCGTATCTGCTAATGCAGAATCTACTGGAGCATCTGTTGAAAATGTTAATCTATTAAACTTTGGTGAGGTAGATTTTGCAATGGTTCAAAATGATATTTCTTATTATGCCTTCAATGGAATGGAAATGTTTGATGATCAAGATGCAATGGGAAATCTTAAAGGTTTAGCAACGCTTTATCCAGAAACAATTCAAATCGTAGCAGATGCTTCTGCTGGTATCAATAGTGTTGAGGACTTAAGAGGCAAGCGTGTTGCAGTAGGGGCTCCAGGAAGTGGTACTGAAGCTAATGCTCGTCAAATTTTAGCAGCTTATGGTCTTACTTATGATGATATCCAAGCTGACTATTTATCATTTGGTGAAGCTGCTGACAACTTAAAAGATGGACATGTTCAAGCAGCCTTTGTTACTGCTGGTACACCAACAGCAGCCATTACTGACTTGGCTACAACTCATAGCATCAACTTAGTATCTGTTTCCTCTGACGTAGCTCAAGCATTGATTGCTGACTACCCATACTACGCTGAAGTAGTGATTCCTGCGGGAACTTATAGAAATCAAGACGAAGATGTTAGTGCTGTAGCAGTTATGGCTATGCTGGCAGTAAGAGCTGACTTATCTGAGGATTTAGTATATGACATCACAAAGGCATTATTTGAAAACTTAGGTACTTTATCAGCGGCTCATGCTAGAGGTGGAGATGTAAAGCTAGATACAGCCTTAGATGGTATGTCTTTAGAAGTTCATCCAGGAGCACAACGTTACTTTGATGAAGCTGGTAACTAA
- a CDS encoding putative hydro-lyase — protein sequence MNAGELAREEIRKKMWQGPTPGLAPGYTQANVVILPKQYAFDFFLFCQRNPKSCPILDVCEGGQYRPLLTAPTGDVRRDIPKYRIYKAGILQEEVGDIVDLWSEDLVTFLLGCSFTFEKALMEAGISIRHIDEEKNVPMFITNIESKPAGVFSGPMVVSMRPIPAELVDQAIEITGRYPKVHGAPVHVGNPEEIGIVDISHPDFGDAVTIKPGEVPVFWACGVTPQAAVMRTKPEIAITHSPGHMFITDIKDEELTGL from the coding sequence ATGAACGCTGGTGAGTTAGCAAGAGAAGAAATAAGAAAAAAAATGTGGCAGGGACCAACACCTGGTCTGGCTCCAGGCTATACCCAGGCCAATGTCGTTATTCTGCCGAAACAATATGCATTTGATTTCTTTTTATTTTGCCAAAGAAATCCAAAGTCTTGTCCTATATTAGATGTCTGTGAAGGAGGGCAGTATAGGCCTTTACTGACAGCACCTACTGGAGATGTAAGACGAGATATACCTAAGTATCGGATTTACAAAGCAGGAATACTACAGGAGGAAGTAGGGGATATCGTTGATCTTTGGTCTGAGGATTTAGTAACCTTTTTATTGGGCTGCAGCTTTACATTTGAGAAGGCTCTAATGGAGGCAGGTATTTCTATAAGACATATTGATGAAGAAAAAAATGTACCCATGTTTATTACGAATATTGAAAGCAAACCAGCAGGAGTTTTTAGCGGACCTATGGTGGTAAGCATGAGGCCAATCCCTGCTGAATTGGTAGATCAAGCTATTGAAATTACTGGTCGCTATCCAAAGGTGCATGGAGCACCAGTGCATGTGGGTAATCCTGAGGAAATTGGTATTGTGGATATCAGTCATCCTGACTTTGGAGATGCAGTAACAATTAAGCCAGGGGAAGTGCCTGTGTTTTGGGCATGTGGTGTAACACCTCAAGCAGCTGTTATGCGTACTAAGCCTGAGATCGCTATTACTCATTCCCCGGGACATATGTTTATTACAGATATAAAGGATGAGGAGCTGACGGGACTGTGA
- a CDS encoding DUF4392 domain-containing protein, with translation MKQTYIDSIESIISVDMGCRGLGSGLKKGDFKLALEELNQAERMIIVTGFCIKDTMTGETDGPMGAVSLAVALKKLGKEVLIITDDYSYKLVTACCEVMDIHVDISLVPFEGAEFYCEKMMKDYAPDLVVAIERPGRAADGGCYSMRGEDLSSFVPNTDPLFSIAKRSGIKTIAVGDGGNEMGMGKIAEHIKENIKHGEKICAVSKADYLIIAGVSNWGGHGIVAGLSIMNSKMLLHHVDKEIAMLEGMVNVGGVDGCSKTSVCTVDGLSLEVNLSILEKLREIVSEALLDHPTLAMG, from the coding sequence GTGAAGCAAACATATATAGATAGCATTGAAAGTATTATCAGCGTGGATATGGGCTGTAGAGGATTAGGGTCAGGTCTTAAGAAGGGAGACTTCAAGCTCGCCTTAGAAGAGTTAAACCAAGCTGAAAGAATGATCATTGTGACAGGCTTTTGTATCAAGGATACGATGACGGGAGAAACCGATGGTCCTATGGGGGCAGTATCTCTTGCTGTGGCATTAAAAAAGCTAGGAAAAGAGGTCCTTATTATTACAGATGATTATTCCTACAAACTAGTAACTGCCTGTTGCGAGGTTATGGATATTCATGTTGATATAAGCTTAGTGCCCTTCGAGGGAGCTGAGTTTTACTGTGAAAAAATGATGAAGGATTATGCTCCAGATTTAGTAGTTGCCATTGAACGCCCTGGAAGAGCTGCCGACGGAGGTTGCTATTCCATGAGGGGAGAAGATCTGAGTAGTTTTGTCCCCAATACAGATCCACTATTTTCTATAGCCAAGAGAAGTGGCATTAAGACCATTGCAGTGGGAGATGGGGGCAATGAAATGGGGATGGGCAAGATTGCTGAGCATATTAAAGAAAACATAAAACATGGGGAAAAAATCTGTGCAGTTAGTAAGGCGGACTATCTTATTATAGCTGGTGTTTCAAATTGGGGGGGACATGGTATCGTTGCTGGATTGTCCATCATGAATTCCAAAATGTTACTACACCATGTAGATAAGGAAATAGCCATGCTGGAAGGGATGGTAAATGTAGGTGGTGTAGATGGATGTAGTAAAACCTCTGTCTGCACAGTAGATGGATTAAGCTTAGAAGTGAATTTAAGTATTTTGGAAAAGCTTAGAGAAATTGTTTCTGAGGCACTATTAGATCATCCTACATTGGCAATGGGTTAG